The genomic stretch CCTCGGCGTTGCCGCACAGCCCGAAGCCGCCGACCATCACCGTCATCCCCGACTCGAGACCGTCGAGCGCGGCCGCGACCGAGTCGCGGACCTTGTGGTGGTGTCGTCCGGTCACGAGGCGGTCCCTCCGAAGGCGATCACGGCGGCGTCGCCGAGGCTGCGGACGCCGCGCACCAGGTCGGCCTCGTCGATGCACAGCGGCGGCGACACGATCGCGGTGCCGCGCTTGCCGTCGACGTGCAGCGACAGCCGCCGCGCCGCCAGCTCGGCGCTGAACCGGGCCCAGGCCGCGGCCGGGGCGTCGAGGTCGAGCACGCCCAGGAGGCCGAGCCCGCGCGCGAACCCGGGCACGGCGAGGCGCGCGCGCACCGCCTGGAGCTCGGCCAGGAGCACCGGGCCCAGGCGCGCGGCGTTGGCGTACATGCCCTCGTCCTCGTAGACCTGCAGGGTCTCGAGCGCGGCGGCGCAGCCGACCGGGTGGGCGTAGTACGTCAGCCCGCACGCCAGCAGGCGCTCCTCGAAGTGCCGCGCGACGCGCTCGTGGACGATCACCGCGCCGATCGGCTGGTAGCCCGAGGCCAGGCCCTTGGCGCAGGTGATGATGTCGGGCACGACGTCCCAGTGCTGGAAGCCGAACGGCTTGCCCAGGCGCCCGAACCCGGTCAGCACCTCGTCGGCGATCAAGAGCGCGCCGTCCTCGTCGCACGCCCGCCGCATGATCGGCCAGTAGTCGTCGGGCGGCACCAGCACGCCGTTGGCGCCGGCGACCGGCTCGAGCACCAGCCCGGCGAAGCCGCCGCCCTCGAGGCGCATGGTCGCGCCGACGTTGGTCGCGCACTCGCGCTTGCAGGTCGCGAGGGTGTGGCCGAACGGGCACCGGTCGCAGTAGCAGTCGGCGACGTGGACGACGCCGGGGATGCTCGGCTCGAGCGGCGGCCGGCGCCAGTCGCCGGTCAGCGCCAGCGCGCCCATCGTCGCGCCGTGGTAGCTGCGGTAGCGCGACATCATCTTGTAGCGGCCGGTGATGAGGCGCGCGATCTTCATCGCGTTCTCGGTCGCCTCGGACCCGCCGAGGGTGAAGAAGACCTTCGTGAAGCCGGGCCCGGCCAGGGCCAGGAGCTTCTCGGCCAGCGCGGTCTTGGCCGGGAACACCGCCGACGGCGAGGCCACGCACAGGCTGTCGGCCTGGCGCTTGATCGCGTCGATGATCCGGCGGTGGCCGTGGCCGGCGTTGACCTGGTAGCTGAGCGAGCCGAGGTCGAGCCAGCGGCCGCCGTCGCCGGTCGTGAAGAACGCGCCGTCGCCGCCGGTCAGCTCGAAGCCCTTGGCGGTGGTCTGCGACGACCACGTGAAGAAGAACGGGTGCTCGCTCATGTCGATGCTCCGTCGAACTCGAACTCGGTGGGCGCGACGTTGGTGATGAACCCGGCCTGGGCCCAGACCGTGCGGGTGTCGAGGTTCATCGCGATCGCGCCGCAGGTGGCGGTGCCGTGCGGGTTCTCGGGCGTGGCCATGTTGGTGCACACGCTCTTGGGCCAGCCGTCCTGGCTGCCCATGCGCAGCCAGGCGTCGTCGAGGTCGCGGATCGGCGCGCGCAGGCTGGCGGTCAGCCAGGCGTAGCGCTCGCGCGTGGTCGAGGTCGGCGAGATCGCCGACACCGCCGCGACCTCGGGGTCGAGGCAGTGGTTGGTGTGGCAGTAGCTCGGCGCCGGCGCCTCGGGCGTCGACTCGAACAGCTGCTTGCGCAGCACGCCCGAGGTCTCGATCGCGTACGCGTCGTTCCGATCCGCCACGAAGTAGTGGTGGCCGGAGCCGATCGGCGCGCCCAGCACGTGGCGGCGCGCGGCGTCGGCCGAGCGCTGGTGCAGCGCGCGGCGGACCACGGCCGGCCAGACCGCGCCGACGGTGGCGTCCTTCGAGTACAGGTTGTTGATCCCGATCGCCACGCCGGCGCGGTTCATGCCCGCCAGGCCCAGGCACCCGGTCAGCGTCAACAACCAGGCCTCGGGGCCGGCGTCGGAGTCCGGCACGTGCAGCATCATCACGTACGGGATCGACGTGGCGTGCATGTCCCAGGTCTGCGCCAGGATGCGCCCGGTCGGGGTCTCGGCCCAGATGACCGAGCACCCGCCCTCGCCGGCCTCGGGCGCCGGCTGCCACTGCGCGCGATCGGGCGACAGGTCGCGCAGGTCGGTGTAGTGGTTGGCCACGACGATCTCGGCCGGCGTGACGTCGGCGCCCTCGGCGAGGCCGAGCAGCTCCTCGTGCAGCCCGGCGTCGTAGCGCTCGAGCACCGGCAGGTGGGCCGCGGCCGCGTCGAGCACCGCCGCGCGGTCAGCGAAGCCGCCGATCCGCGTGCACAGGAACGTCCGGATCGCGGACAAGGCCTTGACCTCGCCGCGGTACGACTCGCCGTGGATCCGGCCCCACGCGCGCGGCGTGGCGCCCGCGGGCAACTCGAGGACTCTCATGGGTGACTCCCGCGCGCCGCCGCGCTCGCGACCGACGCCGATCTCGGTCCTGTGTCCGATCCCGATCCCGTGTCCGATCCGGATCCCGATCCGGATCCCGATCCGGATCCCGATCCCGATCCCGATCCCGATCCCGATCCGGATCCCGATCCCGATCCGATCCGATCCCGATCCGGATCCCGATCCGGATCCCGATCCCGATCCCGCGTCGCCCGCGCTCACGGCTTCCACTCCGCCAGCGCCGCGCCCAGGCGCTCGGCCACCGCCGTCGCCTGATCGAGCGCGGGCACGACGCCCAGCCGCCCGGCCGGGAACCGCCGCAGCGTCAGCCCGTGGGCGGCGACGTGCGCGTGCAGGCGCTCGGCCGCGTCGCCGGCGTGCAGCACGCGGTACAGGCCCAGGCCCGCGTGCGGCACCGCGCCGGCGGCGAGCGCGCGATCGAGCGCGGCCGCGCCGGCGCCGACGTCGAGCGTGCGCGCGGCCCGGAGCTGGTGGTGGTTGCGGACCAGCGACAGCTCGTCGCCGTCCCAGGTCGACACCAGCGCGAGCGGCACGGCGTTGAACCACTTGCTCGCGACGTGGAGGTAGCCGGTCTGCCCGCCGCCCCACCACGCCAGCACGTCGGGGCGCGGGCCGGTCGGGAACGCGAACGCGCCGGCGCCCGAGCGGTACATCGCGGTGGTGTGCTCGACCGCGACCAGCGGCACGCCGGTGTCCTTGCGGATCGCCGCCAGCCCGTCGAGGAAGTCGGCGGGCAGCGCCCAGCCGGTGCGCTCCTGGACCCGCTCGAACACGATCCCGAACACGTGGTCGGGGCCGCCGGCGGCCGCGATCGCGGCGCGGATCGCGTCGAGCGCGACCGCGGTGCCGGCCTGGGTCGGGTGCGGCACCCGCGGCCACGCGAAGTGGCCGGGGCCGCCGCGGTGGACCTCGGGATCGGACAGCGAGCGACAGCTCGCGACGGTGTGGCCGAGGTAGCCGCCGGCCAGGCCGATCGCGACCGTGGCCTGCGTGCGCGCGGTGCGCAGGAGGCGCAGGGCCTTGTCGACGGTCTCGTCGCGCGACGACGTCACGTAGATGTGCGGCAGGTCCGGCGCCAGCGCGCCGATCCACTCGAGCGCGCGCACCATGCCCGGCGTCACGTAGTTCATCAGCGTGATCTTGTTGACGGCGGGGCCGTACAAGAGCCCCGCCCGCTCGGCCGCGCGCAGGCTCGCGGGCGGCGTCGCCAGGACCCGGGTCAGGCCGCTCGACGCGTCGAGGTTCGCGCCGCGATCGCCGCCCCAGCGCGCGCGCTTGTCGGCGGCGACCGCGTCCTGGTGCTCGGCCGACGGCGCGATCGCGCCCAGCGGGATCCGGTAGTAGATCGCCTGGCCCTCGGGATCTTCGTACTGCCCGGTCAGGACCGCGACCACGTGGGCGCCGAACACCCGGTTGAGGTGGGTCATGTTCGCGGTGCGCCCGACCCGGTTGCGGCCGGTGACGTGGGCGTAGCGCGGGGCGCCGTCGGCGCGGCGGCGGCCGACCGCGTCGCGCAGCTGCATCTCCTTGAGCTTGCGGCCGATGCCGCTGCCTTGATAGCCAGGCGCGACCGTGACCGACACCGAGTACATCGTGTTGTGCTTGCCGAGCATCGGGTCGCGGTCGGGCCCCTCGACGTCGTGGCTGGCCTCGAGCGGCGCGCCGATCGCGAACGCGATCAGCTGGACCGCGTCGCCGGCGGTCTTCTCGGCCACCAGGAACGAGCCCTCGGCGTCGTCGAGCGCGTCCTTGATCTCGGCCGGCGGCGTGCGCCGGGCCGGCTCGTAGACCTGGTACTCGATGTCGAGGATCGCCGGCAGGAGCGCCATCGCCTCGGCCGGCGGCACCAGCCGGAACGTCACGTCGGCGGGCAAGGTCGGCGCCACCGACTCGGCCGGCTCGGCGATGTCCTCCCACTCGGGCGGCTTCTTGCCCGGGTGCGCGTCGATCCACGACAGCGACCGCCGGACCGCGTCGAACAGGAGCTCGATCTCGCGGCCGCCGAAGGTGTCGGCGAGGCGGTAGCGCGCGGTCCGGGTGCCGGCGGCGAAGACGATCGCGCCGCGCCAGAAGCGCTGGCCGATGAACGCGTTGAGGTGGGCCGGGGTCGGCAGATCGAACGCGAACGCGTAGCCGCACACGCGCGGCGCGCTGACCAGGTGCGGGAACGCCCGGGCGATCGCCTCGAGCCGCGGCCGGACCTGCTTCTCGATGCGGGTCGCGGCGTGCGAGGTCGACATCATCTCGGCGTGGATGCGCCCGCGCACCAGCGACGCGTTGTGGGCGCTGGCCGGCTCGGGATCCTCGAACCGCGACATGACGACGCCGACCTGGGCGCGCTTGGCGAAGCAGATCGCGTCGGGGTAGTCGGGCTGGCCGCGGCTGGTCAGCAAGCGGAACCGGGTGTGCCACGCGAACGACCCGCCCAGGCCGAAGCCGCACTGGACCTCGTCGAAGATGAGCGGCGTGTCGTGGAAGCGCGTCAGCAGCCGCAGCGCCCGGAAGAAGCGCGCGGTCGCGTAGCGATCGCCGCCCTCGGACTGCATCGGCTCGACCGCGACGCAGTAGTGCTGGCCGTCGGCGAGCGCGGCGTGGACCGCGGCCAGGCTGCGGACCTCGGCCGCGAGCAGCGCGTTCTCCTTGGCGTCGCCGAACCGCTCGATCAGCTCGTCGATCGCGCCGGCCGCGCACGCCGCGTAGAACCCCGACGGCGCCTCGGGCTCGTCGCCGGGCGTCGCCCACACCGGGAACGGCGCGAACGTGGCCTCGTAGCCGGGCAGCTCGAACGGCGCGCGCTTGCTCGGGCTGTGGGTGGCGTGGATCGTCAGGAGCGCGCGGCCGTGGAAGCTGCCCTCGAACGCGAGGATCCGTCGCGCGTCGGGTCGCTTGCTGTGGATCCGGCACAGCGCCAGCGCCTTCTCGTTGGCCTCGGCGCCCGACGCGACGAACGTGACGTGCGGCAGCCCCGGCACGAGGTGGCGCAGGGTCGCGGCGTACTCGGCCGCGGCCCAGGTCTCGCCGACCGCGGTGTCCTCGTTGCTGGTCAGCGTGTCGCCGAACTCGCCCTCGACGAGGGCCTGGACCACCGGATCCTCGGCGAAGCCGCCGCACACGGTCGCGGTCTGGGCCATCGAGTCGAGCACGCTCAGCGGGTGGGCGTCGATCGACACGAACCACGGCCCGGCCGAGCGCAGGTGGTCGAACACCGCCGGCTTCTTCTCGCGCACGACCCGATCGCCGGCGTAGAGCCGGATCAGCCAGCGGTCCGAGTCGGGCATGACGCCGCCCTTGGGCCGGCGCAGGCTCATCGGCCGCGGGTCGTCGATCAGGGTGCGGGCCGCCTCGACCGCGTCCTCGGCGACGTGCTGGCGCTCGAGCCGATCGAGATCCGGCGCCGGCAGGTGATCGGCGAGCATCGGGTGCGTGGCGATCGTGCCGATGACGTTGTCCTGGACCGCGACCGGGACCACGACGTTGCGGTGCGCGGTCGAGCCGGCCGGGCGGTAGTTGCCGCTCTTGCCGGTGCCGCCGAACGGCAGGCGCGGGCTCGCCAGGTTGGTCGAGCGGTTGCGGTTGAGGATGCCCGACGTGGTCTCGCGGTAGATGCGCTCGAACCGCGCGGTGTCGTTGGTGAACACCGCGTTGGCGAACCCGTAGGGGCTGGCGTTGACCACCGCGATGGCCTCGTCGTCATCGTCGATCAGCTCGACGCCGAGATCGGGCCCGAACAGCTCGACGTCGGTGTAGCCGGGCGCGTCGTGGGCGCCGGCCGGCAGCACGTGCAGCGACGCGGTCCGGTAGAAGCCGCCGTCGCCGCGGGCGCCGGCGATGACCGGCTCGGCCCCGGCCGCGACCGCCGCCGCGAGCGCGCGCTCGAACCGATCGCGCCCGGCGGCCGTGGCGATCGGGCCGGCGAAGCTGGCGGCGTCGTCGGGGTGGCCGAAGCGCAGCGCCGGGGCGCCCTTGCGGAGCGCGTCGAGCAGCGGCGCCGCGAGCGCGCGGTGGACCAGCACGCGATCGGTGGCGGTGCAGCGCTGACCGGCCGACAGGTAGCCGCCGACCAGGATCTCGTGGGCGGCCTGGCGGACGCTGGCGTCGTCGAGGACGATCGCGGTGTTCTTGCCGCCCATCTCGAGCGCGACCAGCAGCTCGGGCCGATCGAGCGCGGCCTCCTGGATGCGCCGCCCGACGGCGTAGCTGCCGGTGAAGCACAGGCCCTTGACCCGGCGATCGGCGACCAGCGCCGCGCCGACCGCGCCGGTGCCCAGGACGAGGTTGAAGACCCCGGGCGGGAACCCGGCCGCGGCCGCGGTCTCGGCGTAGCGCTGGCCGGCCAGCGGGGTGATGTCCGACGGCTTGACCACGACGGTGTTGCCGGTCAGGAGCGCCGGCACCACGTGGGCGTGGCACAGGTGGATCGGATAGTTGTACGGGCCGATCACCGCGACCACGCCCAGCGGGTGGTAGCGGAGCTGCTCGTGCGGCGAGCCGGCGATCGGCCCCTCGCGCAGATCAGCGGTGGCGAGCGCGCGCGCCACGTCGAAGCGCGCCAGGACCGTCTGCACCTCCTGCCGGGCCTCGGAGCGGATCTTGCCCGTCTCGAGGACGATGGCCTCGACCAGCTCGTCCTGGCGCGCGGCGATCGCGTCCTTCCAGCGCCCGAGCACGACCGCCCGCTCGGCGAGGGTCAGGCCGCCCCAGGCCACCGCCGCCGCCGCCGCCGCGTCGCACGCGGCGGTGACCGCGCGCTCGTCGCCGGCGGTCTCGAACACGACCGCGCCGTCGGCGGCCGGGTTGTGCGAGCGGAGCGCGGCGCCGCTGGGTGACACGAAGACTCCGCCGATGAAGTTGCCGAGGGCGTTCACCGAGGCTTCGTACCTGGGTGATCACGGGCGGTCAAGGAGGCCCAGGGCACGCCCAGTTATCCCATTAATCTCGGAAAGATAGGAGTGACACGAGGACCCGACCACTCCCACGCCGCGGCCGGACCCGACAGATCCCCGATCGAGGTGTGCGATCCCGCGTCGGTGGTGTATCTACACGCGACGTGACGGTCCTCGTCTTCATCGCCGGCCCCAACACGGGGCGACGGTACGCGCTGGGTGAAGGTGAGTACGTCATCGGGCGGCGCTCGGACTGTCAGATCTTCGTGCCCGACATGCGCGTGTCGCGTCAGCACGCCCGGGTGCGCCCCGCCGGCCCGCGCTGGGAGGTCGAGGATCTGGGCTCGAACAACGGCACCTGGGTCAACGGCGCGCGCATCGCCGGCGCCCAGGTGCTGCGCCACGGCGACGAGATCACGATCGCCTCGAACCGCATCCGGGTCGAGGGCCCGGAGGAGACCGTGGCCACGCCGTCGTCGGGCGACGCCCGGCTGACGATCGTCGACGCCAAGGGCTCGGTGCTGCGCAGCCGCGAGGAGTCGGGCACGCACAGCCTGGTGCGCTCGACCGGTGTGCTCACCTCGTCGACCGAGCTGCGCAACCTGCGGCTGCTCGAGCGCAAGCTGACCGCGCTGACCGCGATCCTCGACGCCGCGGCCAAGACGCCCGATCCCGATCTGCTGCTCGAGAGCGTGCTCGACCCGCTGCTCGACATGTTCCCCGACGCCGACACCGTCGGCGTCCTGGTCGAGGAGGAGCGCACCGGCGAGCTCCAGGTCAAGCACCACAAGAGCCGCGTCCGGGGGTTCGCGGGCGGGCTGCGGGTGCCGGGCACGATCATCACCCA from Myxococcales bacterium encodes the following:
- a CDS encoding aminotransferase class III-fold pyridoxal phosphate-dependent enzyme; translation: MSEHPFFFTWSSQTTAKGFELTGGDGAFFTTGDGGRWLDLGSLSYQVNAGHGHRRIIDAIKRQADSLCVASPSAVFPAKTALAEKLLALAGPGFTKVFFTLGGSEATENAMKIARLITGRYKMMSRYRSYHGATMGALALTGDWRRPPLEPSIPGVVHVADCYCDRCPFGHTLATCKRECATNVGATMRLEGGGFAGLVLEPVAGANGVLVPPDDYWPIMRRACDEDGALLIADEVLTGFGRLGKPFGFQHWDVVPDIITCAKGLASGYQPIGAVIVHERVARHFEERLLACGLTYYAHPVGCAAALETLQVYEDEGMYANAARLGPVLLAELQAVRARLAVPGFARGLGLLGVLDLDAPAAAWARFSAELAARRLSLHVDGKRGTAIVSPPLCIDEADLVRGVRSLGDAAVIAFGGTAS
- a CDS encoding aldehyde dehydrogenase family protein gives rise to the protein MNALGNFIGGVFVSPSGAALRSHNPAADGAVVFETAGDERAVTAACDAAAAAAVAWGGLTLAERAVVLGRWKDAIAARQDELVEAIVLETGKIRSEARQEVQTVLARFDVARALATADLREGPIAGSPHEQLRYHPLGVVAVIGPYNYPIHLCHAHVVPALLTGNTVVVKPSDITPLAGQRYAETAAAAGFPPGVFNLVLGTGAVGAALVADRRVKGLCFTGSYAVGRRIQEAALDRPELLVALEMGGKNTAIVLDDASVRQAAHEILVGGYLSAGQRCTATDRVLVHRALAAPLLDALRKGAPALRFGHPDDAASFAGPIATAAGRDRFERALAAAVAAGAEPVIAGARGDGGFYRTASLHVLPAGAHDAPGYTDVELFGPDLGVELIDDDDEAIAVVNASPYGFANAVFTNDTARFERIYRETTSGILNRNRSTNLASPRLPFGGTGKSGNYRPAGSTAHRNVVVPVAVQDNVIGTIATHPMLADHLPAPDLDRLERQHVAEDAVEAARTLIDDPRPMSLRRPKGGVMPDSDRWLIRLYAGDRVVREKKPAVFDHLRSAGPWFVSIDAHPLSVLDSMAQTATVCGGFAEDPVVQALVEGEFGDTLTSNEDTAVGETWAAAEYAATLRHLVPGLPHVTFVASGAEANEKALALCRIHSKRPDARRILAFEGSFHGRALLTIHATHSPSKRAPFELPGYEATFAPFPVWATPGDEPEAPSGFYAACAAGAIDELIERFGDAKENALLAAEVRSLAAVHAALADGQHYCVAVEPMQSEGGDRYATARFFRALRLLTRFHDTPLIFDEVQCGFGLGGSFAWHTRFRLLTSRGQPDYPDAICFAKRAQVGVVMSRFEDPEPASAHNASLVRGRIHAEMMSTSHAATRIEKQVRPRLEAIARAFPHLVSAPRVCGYAFAFDLPTPAHLNAFIGQRFWRGAIVFAAGTRTARYRLADTFGGREIELLFDAVRRSLSWIDAHPGKKPPEWEDIAEPAESVAPTLPADVTFRLVPPAEAMALLPAILDIEYQVYEPARRTPPAEIKDALDDAEGSFLVAEKTAGDAVQLIAFAIGAPLEASHDVEGPDRDPMLGKHNTMYSVSVTVAPGYQGSGIGRKLKEMQLRDAVGRRRADGAPRYAHVTGRNRVGRTANMTHLNRVFGAHVVAVLTGQYEDPEGQAIYYRIPLGAIAPSAEHQDAVAADKRARWGGDRGANLDASSGLTRVLATPPASLRAAERAGLLYGPAVNKITLMNYVTPGMVRALEWIGALAPDLPHIYVTSSRDETVDKALRLLRTARTQATVAIGLAGGYLGHTVASCRSLSDPEVHRGGPGHFAWPRVPHPTQAGTAVALDAIRAAIAAAGGPDHVFGIVFERVQERTGWALPADFLDGLAAIRKDTGVPLVAVEHTTAMYRSGAGAFAFPTGPRPDVLAWWGGGQTGYLHVASKWFNAVPLALVSTWDGDELSLVRNHHQLRAARTLDVGAGAAALDRALAAGAVPHAGLGLYRVLHAGDAAERLHAHVAAHGLTLRRFPAGRLGVVPALDQATAVAERLGAALAEWKP